The proteins below are encoded in one region of Chelmon rostratus isolate fCheRos1 chromosome 21, fCheRos1.pri, whole genome shotgun sequence:
- the csdc2a gene encoding cold shock domain-containing protein C2a — MSDPDASSPADPPLPLTSPRTPLQLSFPFLREGSRVWERERKPPQPGELPSPLPTKRTRTYSATVRARSGPVFKGVCKNFSRSQGHGFIRPSHGGEDIFVHISDIEGEYVPMEGDEVTYKVCPIPPKNQKIQAVDVVITHLNPGTKHETWSGQIISS; from the exons ATGTCAGACCCTGATGCCTCCTCACCGGCAGACCCTCCACTGCCTCTCACCTCCCCCCGGACCCCCCTGCAGCTCTCCTTCCCCTTCCTGAGGGAGGGCAGCCGGGTttgggagagggagaggaaaccGCCACAGCCTGGAGAGCTGCCCAGCCCACTGCCCACCAAACGCACCCGCACATACTCAGC gacAGTGCGAGCCAGATCAGGTCCAGTATTTAAAGGGGTGTGTAAAAACTTCTCCAGGTCTCAGGGTCATGGATTCATCCGCCCCTCTCATGGAGGAGAGGACATCTTTGTCCACATCTCCGA CATTGAGGGAGAGTACGTGCCTATGGAAGGGGACGAGGTCACGTACAAGGTGTGCCCCATCCCTCCCAAGAACCAGAAGATCCAGGCTGTCGACGTGGTGATCACCCACCTGAATCCAGGCACCAAACACGAGACCTGGTCAGGTCAGATCATCAGCTCCTAG